The genomic region GCCAAGTTGGTTTATGTTATTCGAATGGAAAACACCTACGGCAACAAACAACCATTTACCGAAAGTATTCCCAGTTCCAACAGAGCCAACATGCAGCCGCAGGAGTTAGACGTTCCCGTAAAGCATAAAAACCCAGAACTAAAGAACCCATTTGTAATTCCTGGAATTCGAAATATTAAAATCGAATCCCAACTAAACCCCAATTACAGTTTCGATAACTTTCTGGAAGGAGACTCCAACCGATTGGCACGTTCTGCGGGATTAGCAGTAGCCAATAAACCGGGAGGAACTTCTTTTAATCCGTTACTTATTTTTGGTGGTGTAGGTTTAGGTAAAACCCATTTGGCCCATGCCATCGGTGTAGAAATAAAAGATAAATATCCTGAAAAAACAGTTTTATATATTTCTGCTGAAAAATTCACGCAACAATATATAGAATCGGTTAAGAAAAATACCCGAAACGATTTTATACATTTCTATCAACTTATCGATGTATTGATTATCGACGATGTTCAGTTTTTCTCTGGAAAATCTGGAACTCAAGATGTTTTCTTCCATATTTTCAACCATTTGCATCAAAATGGGAAGCAAGTTATTTTAACTTCTGATAAAGCCCCTGTAGATATGCAGGATATCGAGCAACGTTTATTGTCCCGTTTTAAATGGGGACTTTCCGCCGAATTACAAAACCCGGATTTCGAAACCCGGATTTCAATTTTGAAAAATAGGCTGTACCGGGATGGAGTGGAAATGCCAGAAGAAATTGTGGAGTGCGTGGCCAGGAATATCAAAACAAATGTTCGTGAACTGGAGGGTGCCATTATTTCATTGATTGCGCAATCTTCTTTCAATAAAAAAGAAGTAACCATTGAGCTTGCCAACCAGATTGTGGAAAAATTCGTGAAAAATACGAAACGAGAGGTTTCCATAGATTACATTCAAAAAGTTATTTCCGATTATTTTCAAATGGATGTGGAAACACTTCAGTCCAAAACCAGAAAAAGACACATTGTACAGGCCAGGCAGTTGGCTATGTTTTTTGCAAAAAAATATACCAAGGCTTCCTTGGCAAGTATCGGCTCCCAAATAGGAAAAAGGGATCATGCCACCGTACTACACGCCTGCAAAACTGTTGATAACTTAGGGGAAACTGATAAACAATTCAGAAAATACATAGACGACCTCAGCAAAAAATTCGCTCAATAATGCAAGTAAAGGTTCTCATGGTTTGCCTTGGAAACATATGCAGATCGCCATTGGCGGAAGGCATTTTGAAATCTAAAGTTAACCCTGAAAACGTATTTGTGGATTCTGCTGGAACTTCCAATTACCATATCGGTTCTAAACCAGACCCAAGGTCTATTGAAATAGCAGCCAAATACAATATTGATATTACCGACCAACGCGGGAGACAATTCACTCAAAAAGATTTTGATGATTTCGATCTTATTTTTGCAATGGATAACAGCAACTACTTCAACATTATCCAGCAAGCCAGAAGCGAAGCAGACAGAGCTAAAGTACACCTCATCCTAAACAAAATAGCGCCAGATGAAAACATGGACGTCCCAGACCCCTATTATGGTGGCGCCACAGGTTTTGAAAATGTTTATAAAATGCTGGATAAAGCAACTGATGTCATTGT from Galbibacter sp. BG1 harbors:
- a CDS encoding low molecular weight protein-tyrosine-phosphatase, with amino-acid sequence MQVKVLMVCLGNICRSPLAEGILKSKVNPENVFVDSAGTSNYHIGSKPDPRSIEIAAKYNIDITDQRGRQFTQKDFDDFDLIFAMDNSNYFNIIQQARSEADRAKVHLILNKIAPDENMDVPDPYYGGATGFENVYKMLDKATDVIVRDISKL
- the dnaA gene encoding chromosomal replication initiator protein DnaA; this encodes MNVTAESVWENCLHFIKDNIQPQAYKTWFEPIKSVKLTDNALSIQVPSKFFYEWLEEHYVKLLKVALTKELGENAKLVYVIRMENTYGNKQPFTESIPSSNRANMQPQELDVPVKHKNPELKNPFVIPGIRNIKIESQLNPNYSFDNFLEGDSNRLARSAGLAVANKPGGTSFNPLLIFGGVGLGKTHLAHAIGVEIKDKYPEKTVLYISAEKFTQQYIESVKKNTRNDFIHFYQLIDVLIIDDVQFFSGKSGTQDVFFHIFNHLHQNGKQVILTSDKAPVDMQDIEQRLLSRFKWGLSAELQNPDFETRISILKNRLYRDGVEMPEEIVECVARNIKTNVRELEGAIISLIAQSSFNKKEVTIELANQIVEKFVKNTKREVSIDYIQKVISDYFQMDVETLQSKTRKRHIVQARQLAMFFAKKYTKASLASIGSQIGKRDHATVLHACKTVDNLGETDKQFRKYIDDLSKKFAQ